The following proteins come from a genomic window of Spongiibacter tropicus DSM 19543:
- a CDS encoding primosomal protein N', with product MADTLVSIAIPCPLRRHFDYLWPDTLGCAPQPGLRVRLPFGRRELVGVVLGESEGSQVDTAKLRAVSEVLDDSPSLSAELLALGRWAARYYHHPIGDCLHQMLPVALRRNTPPADAKPQHWQLADGAELEHIPSRAAKQRALFTAFIEQPVLSRDDIREQGFSDAVFRALREQGLLVAAANPSPANPEQPPTLNEEQRDALASIRDQQDQFSRFLLDGITGSGKTEVYLQAIAATLARGQQCLVLVPEIGLTPQTLRRFECRFPGRVVAMHSGMSDGDRLRHWQAARRGDCDIVLGTRSAIFAELPRLGLVIVDEEHDSSYKQQDGWRYSARDIAVKRAADHQCPVILGSATPSFDSLHNADQGRYQLLRLTQRAGNAQQAPIRLLDIRQQPLHEGLSDALLHACEQTLAAGNQVLLFLNRRGFAPTLQCHCCGWIADCTACDARMTVHYRRRQLRCHHCEAVRAMPDSCPDCGNSQWIYDGPGTERLELFLQKRFSQPVLRIDRDTTANRGAMADLVEEVNAGEPCILVGTQMLAKGHHFPAVTLVGIIDMDAGLFSSDYRAIENSAQLLLQVAGRAGRADRPGEVLLQTHCPAHPVLQSLSQQGYRAFAATQLAERRLLELPPFSFGAVIRCDAPHLHDAEQFLQQLRGALSPPEPGWQLIGPLPAPMTRRAGRYRASLILQAEQRGQLHRQLQHACTVAEALGQRSLRWSVDVDPIELF from the coding sequence ATGGCCGACACGCTGGTTTCCATCGCCATCCCCTGCCCTCTGCGCCGCCATTTCGATTATCTGTGGCCCGACACATTGGGCTGCGCGCCGCAACCCGGACTGCGAGTACGGCTACCGTTTGGTCGTCGCGAGCTTGTGGGCGTGGTCCTGGGCGAAAGCGAGGGCAGCCAGGTAGATACCGCCAAGCTCCGTGCTGTCAGCGAGGTGCTGGACGACAGTCCCAGCCTGTCGGCAGAGCTGCTGGCACTGGGACGCTGGGCGGCGCGCTACTATCACCACCCCATCGGCGATTGCCTGCATCAGATGCTGCCCGTAGCCCTGCGCCGAAACACGCCGCCCGCCGACGCCAAGCCACAGCACTGGCAATTGGCCGACGGTGCCGAACTCGAACACATCCCCTCCCGCGCTGCAAAGCAGCGCGCCCTCTTCACTGCCTTTATCGAACAGCCGGTCCTGAGCCGGGACGACATTCGCGAGCAGGGTTTCAGCGACGCGGTTTTTCGCGCACTTCGGGAGCAGGGCTTACTGGTCGCCGCCGCAAACCCATCGCCGGCCAACCCGGAACAGCCACCAACACTCAACGAGGAACAGCGCGACGCCCTCGCCAGTATTCGTGACCAGCAAGACCAGTTCAGCCGCTTCTTGCTGGACGGTATAACCGGCAGCGGCAAGACCGAGGTCTACCTTCAAGCCATCGCCGCCACGCTGGCACGGGGTCAGCAGTGCCTGGTACTGGTACCGGAAATTGGGCTTACTCCGCAAACCTTGCGGCGCTTCGAGTGCCGTTTCCCCGGCCGGGTCGTTGCCATGCATTCGGGGATGAGCGACGGCGATCGGCTGCGCCACTGGCAGGCCGCCCGTCGCGGCGATTGCGACATTGTGCTGGGCACCCGCTCGGCGATTTTTGCCGAACTGCCAAGGCTGGGACTGGTAATCGTCGACGAGGAACACGACAGCTCCTATAAACAGCAGGACGGCTGGCGCTACAGTGCCCGCGACATTGCGGTAAAACGTGCCGCCGACCACCAATGCCCGGTCATTCTGGGCAGCGCCACCCCCAGTTTCGACAGCCTGCACAATGCCGACCAGGGGCGATACCAACTCCTGCGCCTGACCCAGCGCGCCGGCAACGCCCAACAGGCACCGATTCGGCTGCTGGATATCCGCCAACAGCCGCTGCATGAAGGGCTTAGCGATGCTCTGCTCCACGCCTGCGAGCAGACCCTTGCGGCGGGCAATCAGGTACTGCTGTTCCTCAATCGCCGCGGCTTCGCTCCCACGCTGCAATGTCACTGCTGCGGCTGGATTGCCGACTGCACCGCCTGCGATGCACGCATGACCGTGCACTATCGTCGGCGCCAGTTGCGCTGCCACCACTGCGAAGCGGTGCGCGCGATGCCCGATAGCTGCCCGGACTGCGGCAATAGTCAATGGATTTACGACGGACCGGGTACTGAGCGGCTGGAATTATTTTTGCAAAAACGCTTCTCTCAGCCGGTATTGCGCATCGATCGCGACACCACGGCCAATCGCGGCGCCATGGCAGACCTGGTGGAAGAAGTGAATGCCGGTGAACCCTGCATTTTGGTGGGCACTCAGATGCTTGCCAAAGGCCATCATTTTCCGGCAGTCACGCTGGTGGGCATTATCGACATGGATGCGGGACTGTTCAGCAGCGACTACCGGGCCATCGAAAACAGTGCGCAACTGCTGTTACAGGTCGCGGGCCGGGCCGGGCGGGCCGACCGCCCCGGCGAAGTCCTGCTGCAAACCCACTGCCCTGCTCATCCGGTATTGCAGAGCCTGAGCCAGCAGGGCTATCGCGCCTTTGCGGCAACACAGCTCGCCGAGAGACGCTTGCTGGAACTGCCGCCCTTCAGTTTCGGTGCGGTGATTCGCTGCGACGCGCCCCATTTGCACGACGCGGAGCAGTTCCTGCAACAACTGCGCGGAGCACTGTCGCCGCCGGAACCCGGCTGGCAGCTGATCGGCCCGCTGCCGGCACCCATGACTCGTCGCGCCGGCCGCTACCGCGCCTCGCTGATCTTACAGGCCGAGCAGCGGGGACAACTGCACCGCCAGTTACAGCACGCCTGCACGGTAGCCGAAGCGCTGGGCCAGCGCTCGCTGCGCTGGTCGGTAGACGTGGATCCCATCGAACTGTTCTGA
- the rpmE gene encoding 50S ribosomal protein L31, which translates to MKADIHPKYEDINVTCSCGNSFQTRSTLAEDLHVDVCSACHPFYTGKQKMLDTGGRVDRFRKRFGNRGGVKS; encoded by the coding sequence ATGAAAGCCGATATCCATCCGAAGTACGAAGACATCAACGTGACTTGCAGCTGTGGTAACAGCTTCCAGACACGTTCCACCCTGGCCGAAGACCTGCACGTTGACGTGTGTTCAGCCTGCCACCCGTTCTACACCGGCAAGCAAAAAATGCTGGATACCGGCGGCCGTGTTGATCGTTTCCGCAAGCGTTTTGGCAATCGCGGTGGCGTTAAAAGCTAA
- a CDS encoding thermonuclease family protein, with protein MPGPLRPGIFVLGLLFTGGLAADCKPLGDVRSVGLAAVTDGDSLRLSNGQRVRLLGINAPELGRDGRPAEPLAEEARQALQAQLKDREAVYLQAYGHDRYGRVLAEVFTRQDGGHVGETLLSKGLARAVVVPPRWRSDDCLWRAEETAREQSRGLWSTPPLPSRAATAKDQGFVVMTGRVESVSHSRHAVWVDLDGDVVIKIAESDWPYFGNEDWQQWPGREVELRGWLRSRRAKPGFASLKMDLRHPAMMRWMPRLSEDGRSKYSR; from the coding sequence ATGCCCGGGCCTTTGCGTCCGGGCATTTTTGTATTGGGCCTGCTGTTCACGGGTGGGCTGGCTGCCGACTGCAAACCGCTCGGCGACGTGCGGAGTGTGGGGCTGGCTGCGGTGACGGACGGTGACAGCCTGCGTCTCAGCAATGGTCAGCGTGTGCGGCTGCTGGGTATCAACGCCCCGGAGCTGGGGCGGGACGGTCGCCCCGCCGAGCCATTGGCTGAAGAAGCCAGGCAGGCGTTGCAGGCGCAGTTGAAGGACCGGGAGGCCGTTTACTTGCAGGCCTATGGTCACGACCGTTATGGCCGTGTGCTCGCCGAAGTTTTTACCCGGCAGGATGGCGGCCATGTGGGAGAGACCTTGCTGAGCAAAGGTCTGGCGCGTGCGGTTGTGGTGCCGCCCCGCTGGCGGTCAGACGACTGCCTGTGGCGTGCCGAGGAAACGGCCAGAGAGCAGTCGCGGGGACTCTGGAGTACACCGCCGCTGCCATCGCGGGCAGCCACGGCAAAGGACCAGGGCTTTGTGGTGATGACGGGGAGAGTCGAGTCCGTGTCGCACAGCCGTCACGCAGTATGGGTAGATTTAGATGGCGATGTGGTCATCAAAATTGCCGAGTCGGACTGGCCGTATTTCGGCAATGAGGATTGGCAGCAGTGGCCTGGCCGAGAGGTAGAGCTTCGGGGCTGGCTGCGCAGCCGTCGGGCCAAGCCGGGGTTTGCATCGCTGAAGATGGATCTGCGCCATCCGGCGATGATGCGCTGGATGCCCCGTTTGAGCGAGGACGGGCGAAGTAAATACTCTCGCTGA
- a CDS encoding malic enzyme-like NAD(P)-binding protein: protein MSKDVKQAALDYHSIPTPGKIGISLTKPAETQYDLSLAYSPGVAEPVREIAKDPLNAYKYTSKGNLVAVISNGSAILGLGDLGPAASKPVMEGKALLFKRFADIDSIDIEVDAEDPQAFIDTVRRIADTFGGINLEDIKAPECFEIERILIEQCNIPVFHDDQHGTAIVTAAGMLNALEIQGKSIETARIVCLGAGSAAIACMRLLVSLGANKANLFMLDRRGVITPGREGLNEYKEEFANGSGPTTLEEAILDADVFVGLSGADLLSEANLRAMAPNPIVFACSNPDPEIKPELAKAVRDDLIMATGRSDYPNQVNNVLGFPFIFRGALDVRATEINEAMKVAAVHAIRELAKEDVPQVVVDACNCGELSFGPEYIIPKPVDRRLLGQVAAAVARAAVDSGVALLPYPEHYPLS, encoded by the coding sequence ATGTCTAAAGATGTTAAGCAGGCGGCTCTGGATTATCACTCGATTCCAACGCCAGGCAAGATCGGCATCAGCCTGACGAAGCCCGCCGAAACCCAATACGACCTGTCGCTGGCCTACAGCCCGGGCGTTGCGGAGCCGGTGCGCGAGATCGCTAAAGACCCACTCAACGCCTACAAGTACACCAGCAAGGGCAATCTGGTCGCGGTCATCTCCAATGGCAGTGCCATTCTCGGTTTGGGTGATCTTGGCCCGGCAGCGAGCAAGCCGGTAATGGAAGGCAAGGCGCTGCTGTTCAAGCGTTTCGCTGATATCGACTCCATCGACATCGAAGTGGATGCAGAAGATCCGCAGGCGTTTATTGACACCGTGCGCCGTATTGCCGACACCTTCGGCGGTATTAATCTTGAAGATATCAAGGCGCCCGAGTGCTTTGAAATTGAGCGGATTCTGATCGAGCAGTGCAATATCCCCGTCTTCCACGACGACCAGCACGGCACGGCTATCGTGACCGCAGCGGGTATGCTGAACGCACTGGAAATTCAGGGTAAATCCATCGAGACAGCTCGCATTGTTTGTCTGGGTGCCGGTTCGGCGGCCATCGCCTGTATGCGTCTGCTAGTGAGCCTGGGGGCGAACAAGGCCAATCTGTTTATGCTCGACCGTCGGGGTGTGATTACTCCGGGGCGTGAAGGCTTGAACGAGTACAAGGAAGAGTTTGCCAACGGCAGCGGCCCGACCACCCTGGAAGAAGCTATTCTGGACGCCGATGTCTTTGTCGGCCTGTCTGGCGCAGACTTGCTGAGCGAAGCAAATCTTCGGGCGATGGCGCCAAACCCCATCGTGTTTGCCTGCTCAAACCCGGATCCGGAGATCAAGCCGGAGCTGGCAAAAGCCGTACGCGACGATCTGATTATGGCAACGGGCCGTTCCGACTACCCCAATCAGGTCAACAATGTATTGGGCTTCCCGTTTATTTTCCGTGGTGCATTGGATGTGCGTGCCACCGAGATTAACGAAGCAATGAAAGTGGCGGCGGTGCACGCCATTCGCGAACTGGCGAAAGAAGATGTTCCGCAGGTCGTTGTGGACGCCTGTAACTGTGGTGAACTGAGCTTCGGCCCCGAATACATTATTCCTAAACCTGTAGATCGCCGTCTGCTGGGACAGGTGGCCGCTGCGGTTGCCCGCGCTGCTGTTGACAGCGGTGTGGCATTGTTGCCGTATCCGGAGCACTACCCGCTGAGCTAA
- a CDS encoding FAD-dependent oxidoreductase: MDSKELKRRSLLKGSLLGGLAAASGAPALAASKVPSDEHWDDEYDVIVIGSGTGLLAALMAAKAGKRVLIVEKNSAPGGNSIVSGGVLWIPNNRVMQREGLRDNRDAARRYIEKLSQGQSSDELIDAFIDNGPDMLDYLEANTAMTFRVSKLMGDVADYHPEWPGALRKGRSVEPVQPQVALAGGILVGDMLQAAIAAGATLLTDCPAEALHSVQQEEGQRRVTGVSIRRDGRPQKVRAREAVLMASGGFERNWEMKKHFLRGPSPYTLGTETNTGDGIRMGMALGAALSNMNEAWGLSVYKGDAEANGQSRGGISLSAQIERRNAGCIVVNRHGQRFCNEAADYDATWRSYHDWENWGDLGYRNLPAFQLFDQGYREHYPLAGRTADEALPDWVQQADTLEALADKLGIDAGGLTATVERFNRFAAEGKDPDFHRGESAYDTYGSGDPRSTLGPLSKGPFYGAEVSPADIGTCGGLKVNGKAEVLDVFDQPIAGLYASGNTTGVGSPGALYGGGGGTLGPALTFAYIAGRQLSG; the protein is encoded by the coding sequence ATGGATAGCAAAGAACTGAAACGACGCAGTCTGCTGAAAGGCAGCCTGCTCGGCGGCCTCGCCGCTGCCAGCGGTGCTCCGGCGCTGGCGGCCAGCAAGGTTCCTTCCGACGAGCACTGGGACGACGAGTACGATGTAATTGTCATCGGCTCGGGCACCGGTCTGCTGGCCGCGCTGATGGCGGCCAAGGCCGGCAAACGCGTACTGATTGTGGAAAAAAACAGCGCCCCCGGCGGAAACAGTATCGTCTCCGGCGGCGTACTGTGGATCCCCAATAACCGCGTGATGCAACGCGAGGGACTTCGCGATAACCGCGACGCCGCGCGGCGCTACATTGAAAAACTCAGCCAGGGGCAGTCCAGCGACGAACTGATCGATGCTTTCATTGATAACGGCCCAGACATGCTGGACTACCTGGAAGCCAACACCGCCATGACCTTTCGGGTCTCGAAGCTGATGGGCGACGTCGCCGACTACCACCCCGAGTGGCCCGGCGCGCTGCGCAAAGGTCGCTCCGTGGAACCGGTCCAGCCGCAAGTCGCGTTGGCAGGAGGCATTTTGGTCGGCGATATGCTGCAGGCCGCGATCGCCGCCGGCGCGACCCTGCTCACCGACTGCCCCGCCGAGGCGCTGCACAGCGTACAGCAGGAAGAGGGTCAACGCCGGGTTACCGGCGTCAGTATTCGCCGCGACGGTCGCCCACAGAAAGTGCGCGCCAGGGAGGCCGTGCTAATGGCCAGCGGTGGCTTCGAACGCAACTGGGAAATGAAAAAACACTTCCTGCGCGGCCCCTCACCCTACACACTCGGCACCGAAACCAATACCGGTGACGGCATCCGTATGGGTATGGCACTGGGCGCAGCACTCAGCAACATGAATGAAGCCTGGGGGTTGAGTGTGTACAAGGGCGACGCCGAGGCCAATGGCCAGAGCCGCGGCGGCATTTCCCTGTCAGCCCAGATCGAGCGGCGTAACGCCGGCTGCATTGTGGTCAACCGTCACGGTCAGCGCTTCTGCAATGAAGCCGCCGACTACGACGCCACATGGCGCAGCTATCACGATTGGGAAAACTGGGGCGACCTGGGCTACCGCAACTTGCCTGCGTTCCAACTGTTTGACCAGGGCTATCGCGAACACTATCCACTCGCCGGACGCACTGCTGACGAGGCCCTGCCGGATTGGGTTCAGCAAGCGGATACGCTTGAGGCACTGGCTGACAAGCTGGGTATAGATGCCGGTGGCCTGACGGCGACGGTCGAACGCTTTAACCGCTTTGCCGCCGAGGGCAAAGACCCGGATTTCCATCGCGGCGAAAGCGCTTACGATACCTACGGCTCCGGTGATCCGCGCAGTACACTGGGCCCTCTCAGCAAAGGCCCGTTCTATGGTGCAGAGGTTTCACCGGCCGATATCGGCACCTGCGGGGGCTTGAAAGTGAACGGCAAGGCGGAGGTTCTGGATGTTTTCGACCAGCCCATTGCCGGGCTGTACGCCTCGGGCAATACGACCGGCGTCGGCTCACCCGGCGCACTCTACGGCGGCGGTGGCGGCACCCTTGGCCCGGCGCTGACCTTTGCCTATATTGCCGGCCGGCAGCTTAGCGGCTAA